Proteins encoded by one window of Vanacampus margaritifer isolate UIUO_Vmar chromosome 17, RoL_Vmar_1.0, whole genome shotgun sequence:
- the sdc2 gene encoding syndecan-2, giving the protein MRNVCFILTLGLAVYLSGERIAEAAKTSSQTDDLYLDDAGSGGYYPEDDDDFNSGSGSGAGEEAAEETVTVSMVYIAPKAEEPTKDSTKDFTPKVETPTVRQKASDSTPKKPIRTEAPVPVTEDMQRNQMTSTTGAPGSAQEPIEVRTENLFQRTEVLAAVIAGGVIGFLFAIFLILLLVYRMRKKDEGSYDLGERKPSGTAYQKAPTKEFYA; this is encoded by the exons ATAGCAGAGGCAGCCAAGACTTCCTCCCAGACTGACGACTTATACCTGGACGACGCAGGCTCAGGAGGTTACTACcccgaagatgatgatgactttAACTCGGGGTCTGGATCAG GTGCAGGAGAAGAGGCGGCTGAAGAAACGGTGACCGTCAGTATGGTGTATATCGCACCCAAAGCGGAAGAACCCACCAAGGACTCCACCAAAGATTTCACCCCCAAGGTGGAGACACCGACGGTCAGACAAAAGGCCAGTGACAGCACACCGAAGAAGCCAATCAGAACAGAG GCACCAGTGCCTGTTACGGAGGACATGCAGAGGAACCAGATGACCAGTACAACCGGTGCCCCAGGCTCAGCTCAGGAGCCCATCGAGGTCCGCACCGAGAATCTCTTCCAAAGGACAGAGGTGTTGGCAG CTGTGATTGCTGGCGGGGTGATTGGATTCCTGTTCGCCATCTTCCTTATCCTCCTCCTGGTTTACCGCATGAGGAAGAAGGACGAGGGCAGCTACGACCTGGGCGAGAGGAAACCTTCCGGCACGGCCTATCAGAAGGCCCCCACCAAGGAGTTTTATGCATAA